In Scatophagus argus isolate fScaArg1 chromosome 3, fScaArg1.pri, whole genome shotgun sequence, one genomic interval encodes:
- the LOC124056959 gene encoding protein ATP6V1FNB: MRCLLTTQNQNCYREQIQKEMLARLAWKNRYAELYPSCNNPRSISTEPPQPPHLPADPRAVLPPVTRTPEKRSDLPPPPPPPVRSVEGEQRPTVTPLMRPVSHQTRFALYQDSSHHGKGRRLYLQRRGQITPEEKFDFPLLSSWEYGWRLGDFSLDYRTPSRAKSSVVKNTFYAKNGVFSSPSATDKLG, translated from the exons ATGCGTTGCCTGCTGACAACCCAGAACCAGAACTGCTACAGAGAGCAGATCCAGAAGGAGATGTTGGCTCGGCTGGCTTGGAAAAACCGCTATGCCGAGCTTTACCCGTCCTGCAACAACCCTCGAAGCATCAGCACGGAGCCACCACAGCCGCCACACCTCCCTGCTGACCCCCG GGCCGTCCTGCCTCCAGTTACCAGGACACCTGAGAAGCGGAGcgaccttcctcctcctcctcctcctcctgtgcgCTCTGTGGAAGGGGAACAGCGGCCCACCGTGACCCCCCTGATGAGGCCAGTGTCCCACCAGACCAGATTTGCTCTCTATCAGGACTCCTCTCACCAC GGGAAAGGACGGCGTCTGTACCTGCAGAGGCGTGGCCAGATCACACCTGAGGAGAAGTTTGATTTCCCACTGCTCTCGTCCTGGGAGTACGGGTGGAGGCTGG GTGACTTCAGTCTGGATTACAGAACTCCGTCTCGTGCCAAGTCGTCAGTGGTGAAAAACACCTTCTACGCCAAGAACGGCGTGTTCAGCAGCCCATCAGCCACCGACAAACTGGGCTGA
- the LOC124056957 gene encoding complement C1q subcomponent subunit B-like codes for MAPQWLSCSAALFLLLVHVGPVLTQSCGSPGIPGIPGTHGRNGADGPKGEKGDPGEAGQPVRGQKGMPGLVGPPGRPGMKGDVGLPGLPGNPGLPGEKGRPFNPSTQRRSFFSYKRVMSHLPDMDTAINFNRQILPELDQQYRGETLTNGTFTCAVKGVYFFSYHISAKSRACLKLVKGSDSHMTMCDSSDGFLVTSGSAVLQLEAGDTVSLQATRYNSMVASQSSTSHTFTGFLIFPTA; via the exons ATG GCCCCCCAGTGGCTTAGCTGCAGTGCCGCACTGTTTCTGCTCTTGGTTCACGTCGGCCCGGTTCTCACACAGTCCTGTGGAAGCCCGGGAATTCCTGGGATACCAGGCACCCATGGGCGCAACGGCGCAGACGGTCCcaagggagagaagggagacCCTG GTGAGGCAGGTCAGCCTGTCAGGGGCCAAAAGGGCATGCCAGGTCTGGTGGGCCCCCCAGGACGACCTGGAATGAAGGGTGATGTGGGCCTCCCGGGGCTTCCTGGTAACCCAGGCCTGCCAGGGGAGAAGGGAAGACCGTTCAACCCATCCACCCAGCGGAGATCCTTCTTTTCCTACAAACGGGTGATGTCACACCTTCCAGATATGGACACGGCCATCAACTTCAACAG GCAGATTTTGCCAGAGTTGGATCAACAGTATCGAGGAGAAACGCTGACCAACGGGACGTTCACGTGTGCCGTCAAAGGCGTCTACTTCTTCAGTTACCACATTTCAGCCAAGAGCAGA GCGTGTCTCAAACTGGTGAAGGGCAGTGACAGTCACATGACAATGTGTGACTCCTCTGATGGCTTCCTGGTCACCTCTGGCTCGGCGGTCCTGCAGCTGGAGGCCGGGGACACGGTCTCACTGCAGGCAACCAGGTACAACAGCATGGTGGCGAGCCAGAGCAGCACCAGCCACACCTTCACCGGCTTCCTGATCTTCCCCACCGCCTAA
- the LOC124056958 gene encoding complement C1q subcomponent subunit C-like translates to MLRHSFVLIGALLSLAVPLLVAMETCPATVMPGMPGIPGMPGKDGRDGEKGEKGQPGAVWQGGLGLQKGEKGEPGIMGFSGKRGQSGDTGKPGFPGMAGPPGEPGDQGAVDVQQRAAFSVARGSNEYPLRASVIRFTTVITNINDDYNITTGRFRCRIPGTYYFVYHASLDERLCVLMKLDETLLAAFCDHRRGRRQVTSGSLAVYLARDQEVWLETKDYRGMRGKREGYSIFSGFLL, encoded by the exons ATGCTCCGTCACAGTTTCGTGCTGATCGGCGCCCTGCTCTCATTGGCTGTGCCCCTGCTGGTTGCCATGGAGACCTGCCCAGCGACAGTGATGCCAGGAATGCCAG GTATTCCCGGGATGCCCGGCAAAGACGGTCGTGacggagagaaaggagagaaaggacaGCCAG GAGCAGTGTGGCAAGGCGGTCTCGGCCTTCagaagggagagaagggggagcCTGGCATAATGGGATTCTCCGGGAAACGAGGTCAGAGCGGGGACACGGGGAAGCCAGGGTTCCCAGGGATGGCCGGACCTCCAGGAGAACCAGGAGATCAAGG GGCTGTTGATGTCCAACAGAGGGCAGCCTTCAGCGTCGCGAGAGGATCCAACGAATATCCCCTGAGAGCTAGCGTCATTCGGTTCACCACAGTCATCACCAACATCAACGATGACTACAACATCACAACGGGACGCTTCAG GTGTCGGATTCCTGGAACGTACTACTTTGTGTACCATGCTTCTTTAGACGAGCGACTGTGTGTGCTGATGAAGCTGGATGAAACACTGCTGGCAGCGTTCTGTGATCATCGCCGCGGCAGGAGACAG GTGACCTCAGGCAGCCTGGCGGTCTACCTGGCCAGGGATCAGGAGGTTTGGCTGGAGACTAAAGACTacagagggatgagaggaaaaCGGGAAGGTTACAGCATCTTTTCTGGCTTCCTGCTGTAG